From the Amblyraja radiata isolate CabotCenter1 chromosome 14, sAmbRad1.1.pri, whole genome shotgun sequence genome, one window contains:
- the LOC116980884 gene encoding putative protein FAM172B: MEERMILKQLENKKRLEEFKYFFNENGQLRHTETNQPFVFNQYNNAMNLNHQWYTAFGTVLAEYVYELLEKEYRLKRLYIPVNATMDEPRSFCFVSEGALDNPSKLIVLLQDRGVSRAGTWSQQLIVHDCLDTGTQMPYIKQALRENYEVMVLNPNDNFMAIKTNDSMDPEWAQTGFTLKVEKKLEIPKRGLESVEQHTFYVWDHFISKCAPMSVAFIAHGYGGLAVVNLLTEYSDVMSKVYAVAFINSNHDVDHQNVNLTERNWIAKNCRTWSLSAKPLDKPVASMKMDCVQVSAGTENHDLAPASCFHSIFKFLKKASNAQKTKRLTRSPIVTRSSSKNN; encoded by the coding sequence ATGGAAGAACGAATGATTCTTAAACAGCTGGAAAATAAAAAACGGCTGGAAGAATTCAAATACTTTTTCAATGAAAATGGACAATTGAGACACACCGAAACGAACCAACCATTTGTTTTCAACCAATACAACAATGCAATGAACTTGAACCACCAGTGGTACACGGCCTTTGGAACGGTTTTGGCCGAGTACGTATACGAACTGCTAGAGAAAGAATATCGACTGAAACGACTCTATATTCCAGTAAATGCCACAATGGATGAACCTAGAAGCTTTTGCTTCGTGAGCGAGGGTGCGCTGGATAATCCTTCAAAGTTAATTGTTCTGCTACAAGATCGCGGCGTTTCGCGAGCGGGTACATGGTCCCagcaattgattgtacatgactgCCTGGACACAGGCACACAAATGCCCTACATTAAGCAGGCTCTACGGGAGAACTATGAAGTCATGGTATTAAATCCAAACGACAACTTTATGGCAATTAAGACAAACGATTCTATGGACCCGGAATGGGCTCAAACTGGATTCACcttaaaagttgaaaaaaaactaGAAATACCAAAAAGGGGGCTTGAAAGTGTGGAACAGCATACGTTCTACGTTTGGGACCACTTTATATCCAAGTGTGCCCCTATGAGTGTGGCCTTCATTGCTCACGGATATGGCGGCTTGGCTGTTGTTAACCTATTAACCGAATATTCAGATGTAATGAGCAAAGTATATGCTGTTGCCTTCATTAATTCCAATCATGATGTAGATCATCAAAACGTTAACCTAACAGAGCGGAACTGGATTGCAAAGAATTGTCGTACCTGGTCACTGAGCGCCAAGCCTTTGGACAAACCTGTGGCTTCCATGAAGATGGATTGTGTGCAAGTTTCCGCAGGCACCGAAAACCACGATTTAGCACCAGCATCTTGCTTTCACTCCATTTTCAAGTTTTTGAAGAAAGCGTCAAATGCACAGAAAACTAAACGATTAACTCGGTCGCCAATTGTTACAAGAAGTTCAAGCAAGAACAACTAA